The following are from one region of the Staphylococcus argenteus genome:
- the cmk gene encoding (d)CMP kinase, whose protein sequence is MKAINIALDGPAAAGKSTIAKRVASELSMIYVDTGAMYRALTYKYLKLNKTEDFAKLVDQTTLDLTYKADKGQCVILDNEDVTDYLRSNDVTQHVSYVASKEPVRSFAVKKQKELAAEKGIVMDGRDIGTVVLPDADLKVYMIASVEERAERRLKDNQLRGIESNFEDLKRDIEARDQYDMNREISPLRKADDAITLDTTGKSIEEVTEEILEMVNQIK, encoded by the coding sequence ATGAAAGCCATTAATATTGCATTAGATGGTCCAGCTGCTGCCGGTAAAAGTACAATAGCAAAGCGTGTAGCAAGTGAACTATCTATGATTTATGTCGATACAGGAGCAATGTATCGTGCATTAACTTATAAATATTTAAAATTAAATAAAACTGAGGACTTTGCAAAACTTGTTGACCAAACAACATTAGATTTAACTTATAAAGCAGATAAAGGTCAATGTGTCATTTTAGATAACGAAGATGTTACAGACTATTTAAGAAGTAATGATGTGACGCAACATGTTTCATACGTAGCTTCAAAAGAACCTGTTCGTTCATTCGCTGTTAAAAAACAAAAAGAATTAGCTGCAGAAAAAGGTATCGTAATGGATGGTCGTGATATAGGTACAGTAGTTTTACCGGATGCAGATTTAAAAGTGTATATGATTGCTTCAGTTGAAGAACGTGCAGAACGACGTTTAAAAGATAATCAGTTAAGAGGCATTGAATCTAATTTTGAAGATTTAAAAAGAGATATTGAAGCACGTGATCAATATGATATGAACCGTGAGATTTCGCCTCTAAGAAAAGCTGATGACGCAATTACATTAGATACAACTGGCAAATCAATTGAAGAGGTTACAGAAGAAATTTTAGAGATGGTTAATCAAATTAAGTAA
- a CDS encoding asparaginase, translating into MKHLLVIHTGGTISMSQDQSNKVVTNDINPISMHQDVINQYAQIDELNPFNVPSPHMTIQHVKQLKDIILDAVSKKYYDGFVITHGTDTLEETAFLLDLILGIEEPVVITGAMRSSNEIGSDGLYNYISAIRVASDEKARHKGVMVVFNDEIHTARNVTKTHTSNTNTFQSPNHGPLGVLTKDRVQFHHMPYRQHALPNVNESLNVPLIKAYMGMPSDIFKFYSREGIDGMVIEALGQGNLPPSALNGIQELVKLNIPIVLVSRSFNGIVSPTYAYDGGGYQLAQQGFIFSNGLNGPKARLKLLVAISNHLDITKLKSYFEM; encoded by the coding sequence ATGAAACATCTACTTGTTATTCATACCGGTGGCACAATAAGTATGTCACAAGATCAATCTAATAAAGTAGTAACAAATGATATCAACCCTATTTCGATGCATCAAGATGTTATTAATCAATATGCACAAATAGATGAATTAAACCCTTTTAATGTTCCATCACCTCATATGACTATCCAACACGTTAAACAATTAAAGGATATTATTTTAGATGCAGTATCAAAAAAATATTATGATGGTTTTGTTATCACACACGGTACTGATACATTAGAAGAAACTGCCTTTTTATTAGATTTAATATTAGGTATTGAAGAACCTGTTGTAATCACTGGTGCAATGCGTTCATCAAATGAAATTGGGTCAGACGGTTTATATAACTATATTTCCGCTATTCGTGTAGCTTCTGATGAAAAAGCACGCCATAAAGGTGTTATGGTTGTATTTAATGATGAAATTCATACCGCGCGAAATGTAACTAAAACCCATACTTCAAATACCAATACTTTTCAAAGTCCGAATCACGGACCACTAGGTGTTCTGACAAAAGATCGTGTTCAATTCCACCATATGCCTTATCGTCAACATGCTTTGCCAAATGTTAATGAATCACTTAATGTACCGCTAATTAAAGCGTACATGGGTATGCCTAGTGATATTTTTAAATTTTACAGTCGTGAAGGAATCGATGGCATGGTCATTGAAGCGCTGGGACAAGGTAATTTACCTCCTAGTGCATTGAATGGCATTCAAGAATTAGTCAAACTCAATATACCTATTGTTTTAGTATCTCGTTCTTTCAACGGTATAGTAAGTCCTACTTATGCTTACGATGGTGGTGGATATCAACTCGCTCAACAAGGATTTATTTTCTCAAATGGTTTAAATGGTCCTAAAGCACGTTTGAAATTATTAGTTGCTATAAGTAATCATTTAGACATCACTAAATTAAAATCATATTTTGAAATGTAA
- the ypdA gene encoding bacillithiol disulfide reductase YpdA has translation MQKVESIIIGGGPCGLSAAIEQKRKGIDTLIIEKGNVVESIYNYPTHQTFFSSSDKLSIGDVPFIVEESKPRRNQALVYYREVVKHHQLRVNAFEEVLTVKKIDNKFTITTTKDVYECRFLTIATGYYGQHNTLEVEGADLSKVFHYFKEAHPYFDQDVVIIGGKNSAIDAALELEKAGANVTVLYRGGDYSPSIKPWILPNFTALVNHEKIDMEFNANVTQITEDTLTYEVNGKSKTIHNDYVFAMIGYHPDYEFLKSVGIQINTNEFGTAPMYNKETYETNVENCYIAGVIAAGNDANTIFIENGKFHGGIIAQSMLAKKQTPLES, from the coding sequence ATGCAAAAAGTAGAAAGTATTATAATTGGTGGAGGGCCATGCGGTTTAAGTGCGGCTATTGAACAAAAAAGAAAAGGCATTGACACGCTAATTATTGAAAAGGGCAATGTCGTTGAATCAATATATAATTATCCAACACACCAAACATTTTTCTCATCAAGCGATAAATTAAGTATTGGGGACGTGCCATTTATCGTAGAAGAAAGTAAGCCAAGACGTAATCAAGCGTTAGTATATTATCGTGAAGTTGTGAAGCATCATCAATTAAGGGTGAATGCATTCGAAGAAGTGTTAACAGTTAAAAAAATAGATAATAAATTTACAATAACTACAACGAAAGATGTATATGAATGTCGCTTTTTGACAATTGCAACTGGATACTATGGACAGCATAATACATTAGAAGTTGAAGGTGCTGATTTATCAAAAGTTTTCCATTACTTTAAAGAAGCGCATCCATACTTCGATCAAGACGTTGTAATTATTGGCGGTAAAAACTCAGCGATTGATGCTGCATTAGAATTAGAAAAAGCTGGTGCTAACGTTACAGTATTATATCGAGGTGGTGATTATTCACCGTCAATTAAACCGTGGATACTTCCGAACTTCACAGCACTTGTAAATCATGAAAAAATAGACATGGAATTCAATGCCAATGTCACACAAATTACTGAAGATACTTTGACTTATGAAGTAAATGGAAAGAGTAAGACAATTCACAACGATTATGTATTTGCAATGATTGGATATCATCCAGATTATGAATTTTTAAAATCTGTAGGTATACAAATTAACACCAATGAATTCGGAACTGCACCTATGTATAATAAAGAAACGTACGAAACCAATGTCGAAAATTGTTACATTGCAGGTGTAATCGCAGCAGGAAACGATGCTAATACTATTTTTATTGAAAATGGTAAGTTCCACGGTGGTATTATCGCTCAAAGCATGCTTGCTAAAAAACAAACACCGTTAGAATCATAA
- the ebpS gene encoding elastin-binding protein EbpS produces the protein MSNNFKDDFEKNRQSIDTNSHQDHIEDVEKDQAEVEHQDTTEKTEQQFPPRNAQRRKRRRDLATNHNKQEHQESQVSEDKVQNEAGTLDDRQDDSSLHSSLNQEASHHESKPHKDESNYTKNAFAMDKSHPEPNEENVKQEETQEKRDAKENKSVANNVENEKVQQPKPHFSTDANKSKESEENSNDVSLDSKNNDTKENHNGKKAAAIGAGTAGVAGAIGGASKANHHAKDQQNAQKDNIEKSTESKEAKKKEKDYNNKKGAAVGAGTAGAVGASTAASKQQASAQTNHNHEHRDHHDKKKDHKKGGMTKVLLPLIAAVLIVGALAIFGGMALNNHNNGTKENKIANTNKNKSDDNKDKATSTDSAKDKSKSEDNDKSKSDDKDKATTDESNNNQNTANQANNQTQNNQNQQQANQNQQQQRQGGGQRHTVSGQENLYRIAIQYYGSGSPENVEKIRRANGLSGNNIRNGQQIIIP, from the coding sequence ATGTCTAATAATTTTAAAGATGACTTTGAAAAAAATCGTCAATCGATAGACACAAATTCACATCAAGATCATATAGAAGATGTTGAAAAAGACCAAGCAGAAGTAGAACATCAAGATACAACAGAGAAAACGGAGCAACAGTTTCCGCCAAGAAATGCCCAAAGAAGAAAAAGACGTCGTGATTTAGCAACGAATCATAATAAACAAGAACACCAAGAATCACAAGTGTCTGAAGATAAAGTTCAAAATGAAGCTGGAACGTTAGATGATCGCCAAGATGATTCATCATTACATAGTTCTCTGAATCAAGAAGCTAGCCATCATGAAAGTAAGCCTCATAAAGATGAATCAAATTACACTAAAAATGCATTTGCAATGGATAAATCACATCCAGAACCAAATGAAGAAAATGTGAAACAAGAGGAAACTCAAGAAAAAAGAGATGCAAAGGAAAATAAAAGCGTAGCAAACAACGTTGAAAATGAAAAAGTACAACAACCTAAACCGCATTTTTCAACTGATGCTAATAAGTCAAAAGAATCAGAAGAGAATAGCAATGATGTATCTTTAGATTCAAAAAATAATGATACAAAAGAAAATCATAATGGTAAAAAAGCTGCAGCCATTGGTGCAGGTACAGCAGGTGTTGCGGGGGCAATTGGTGGCGCATCTAAAGCTAATCATCATGCAAAAGATCAACAAAATGCTCAAAAAGATAACATTGAAAAGTCTACTGAAAGTAAAGAAGCGAAAAAGAAGGAAAAAGATTATAATAATAAAAAAGGTGCAGCTGTCGGCGCAGGTACAGCTGGTGCAGTAGGTGCTTCAACTGCTGCTTCAAAACAACAAGCTTCTGCTCAAACGAATCATAATCATGAACATCGTGATCATCATGACAAGAAAAAAGATCATAAAAAAGGTGGTATGACAAAAGTTTTATTACCTTTAATTGCAGCTGTTTTAATTGTAGGTGCGTTAGCAATATTTGGTGGTATGGCATTAAATAATCATAATAACGGTACGAAAGAAAATAAAATAGCGAATACGAACAAAAATAAATCTGATGATAATAAAGATAAAGCAACTTCAACAGATTCTGCTAAAGATAAATCAAAATCTGAAGACAATGACAAATCAAAATCTGATGATAAAGACAAAGCAACTACTGACGAGTCAAATAATAATCAAAATACTGCAAATCAAGCGAACAATCAAACGCAAAACAACCAAAATCAACAACAAGCAAATCAAAACCAACAACAGCAACGTCAAGGTGGAGGCCAAAGACATACAGTTAGTGGTCAAGAAAACCTTTACCGAATCGCAATTCAATACTACGGTTCAGGTTCACCTGAAAATGTTGAGAAAATTAGACGTGCTAATGGTTTAAGTGGTAATAATATTAGAAATGGCCAACAAATTATTATTCCATAA
- a CDS encoding RecQ family ATP-dependent DNA helicase, protein MLHKALKDNFGFDSFKPGQQEIIESVLKREHTLGILPTGSGKSLCYQLPTYLSNKPTLIVSPLISLMDDQVMQLKINGEKRVACIHSGMDEIEKKYNIKVLRHSRFIFLSPEFLLQPANFKLISKIDFGMIVLDEAHCLSEWGYDFRPHYALIGKVTRHFKEAVVLALTATAPPHLQDDLTEMLSIQFNVIKTTMNRPNISFKHLNFQDDEDKIDWLLPFLEHSGPTIIYVSAKKMCLNLAQMIYDYGFLTGIYHGDMNYQERQTVQQQFLNNDIPVIVATSAFGMGINKKDIRTIIHFHLSTSPSNYIQEIGRAGRDGERSQAISLYQPDDKYILETLLFADMITEADVQNFEIGEFLLPDKQNILSTLHSFYKIGTLKQIFKQSFKRKQLGFFRMIGYSKLDQCRRKYLLEFFGEYPPTQEQCCDNDSNIQDIIIPNKKKVIRSIGFEEKLQNLFPR, encoded by the coding sequence ATGTTGCATAAAGCTTTAAAAGATAATTTTGGATTTGACAGTTTTAAACCAGGTCAACAAGAAATAATAGAAAGTGTATTGAAACGTGAACATACACTTGGCATTCTTCCTACTGGTAGCGGTAAAAGTTTATGTTATCAACTACCAACATATCTTTCTAATAAGCCGACATTAATTGTATCTCCATTAATTTCTTTAATGGATGATCAAGTGATGCAATTAAAGATTAATGGTGAGAAACGTGTTGCTTGTATTCACTCAGGTATGGATGAAATTGAAAAAAAGTATAATATCAAAGTATTACGACATAGTCGATTTATCTTTTTGAGTCCAGAATTCCTACTACAACCTGCCAATTTTAAATTAATTTCTAAAATAGACTTTGGCATGATTGTTTTAGATGAAGCACATTGTTTATCGGAATGGGGCTATGATTTTAGACCGCATTATGCATTAATTGGTAAAGTTACTAGACATTTTAAAGAAGCTGTCGTATTAGCCTTGACGGCTACTGCACCTCCACATTTACAAGATGATTTAACAGAAATGCTATCTATTCAATTTAATGTTATTAAAACTACAATGAATCGTCCGAACATAAGTTTCAAACATCTTAATTTTCAGGATGATGAAGATAAAATTGACTGGCTTCTACCATTTCTTGAACATTCTGGTCCAACAATTATATACGTATCTGCTAAAAAGATGTGTCTAAATTTGGCTCAAATGATATATGATTATGGCTTTTTAACAGGTATATATCATGGAGATATGAATTACCAAGAACGTCAAACAGTCCAACAACAATTTTTGAATAATGATATTCCAGTTATAGTTGCAACGAGTGCTTTTGGAATGGGGATTAATAAAAAAGATATAAGAACAATTATCCATTTTCATCTATCAACTAGCCCTTCAAATTATATACAAGAGATTGGTCGTGCTGGTCGAGATGGTGAACGAAGTCAAGCAATCAGTTTATATCAACCGGATGATAAGTATATTTTAGAAACGTTATTATTTGCGGATATGATTACAGAGGCAGATGTACAAAATTTTGAAATAGGTGAATTTCTACTTCCAGATAAACAAAACATTTTATCAACATTACATTCTTTCTATAAAATTGGAACATTAAAGCAAATTTTTAAACAATCATTTAAACGAAAACAATTAGGATTCTTCCGCATGATTGGTTATAGTAAGTTAGATCAATGTAGACGCAAGTATTTGTTAGAATTTTTTGGAGAATATCCACCAACACAAGAACAGTGTTGTGACAATGATTCGAATATACAAGATATAATAATTCCAAATAAGAAAAAAGTAATTAGAAGCATCGGTTTTGAAGAAAAATTGCAAAATTTATTTCCCAGATAG
- a CDS encoding helix-turn-helix domain-containing protein, giving the protein MQHIIKTALQQTFNYKTNKSIYNILVGKKSHQTFFDACSQQQLSLYHSLPLLKYPSFELFLENINEFNSKIEIALHPRFTFESMVQTFQAIQLLVQTMSNIKQQEFQFIPISQNNKIQETVKIVYNHIKEKELQSDFENELHNLFKAIEVKGPCYLHYYLQGYDEPMYTRQQVSLIEQISQQQLFEYEMNNLVAMMFELESDDYTVLSSLIMKPTLSNQTFITYTKLLEPVSMESIASQQQVKINTIEDHVLEILIKGYMSNYDDYVDDALMQQFFNFYQQHRGERLKYYKDKFDSLSYFQIKVLIVGIERGDLNVA; this is encoded by the coding sequence TTGCAACACATTATAAAAACAGCATTACAACAAACATTTAACTATAAAACAAATAAAAGTATTTACAATATATTAGTCGGTAAGAAATCTCACCAAACCTTTTTTGACGCTTGTAGTCAACAACAGTTGTCATTATATCATAGTTTACCACTATTAAAATATCCGTCTTTTGAGCTATTTTTAGAAAATATTAATGAATTTAACTCTAAAATAGAAATTGCTTTGCATCCAAGGTTTACATTTGAAAGCATGGTGCAAACATTTCAGGCAATACAACTATTAGTTCAGACGATGTCTAATATTAAGCAACAAGAATTTCAATTTATTCCAATCTCTCAAAATAATAAGATACAAGAAACAGTGAAAATTGTCTATAACCATATTAAAGAAAAAGAATTACAAAGTGATTTTGAAAATGAATTGCATAATTTATTTAAAGCAATTGAAGTTAAAGGACCTTGTTATTTACATTATTATTTGCAAGGCTATGATGAGCCAATGTATACACGACAGCAAGTGAGTTTAATAGAACAAATATCACAGCAACAGTTATTTGAGTACGAAATGAATAATTTAGTGGCAATGATGTTTGAATTAGAAAGTGATGACTATACAGTTTTATCAAGTTTAATAATGAAACCTACATTATCAAATCAGACATTTATTACTTATACAAAATTACTTGAACCCGTTTCAATGGAAAGCATTGCTTCACAACAGCAAGTTAAAATTAATACAATAGAAGATCATGTGTTAGAAATTTTAATAAAAGGTTATATGTCAAATTATGATGACTATGTTGATGACGCACTAATGCAGCAATTTTTTAATTTTTATCAGCAACATCGTGGTGAACGATTAAAATATTACAAAGATAAATTTGACTCACTTTCATACTTCCAAATAAAAGTATTGATTGTTGGAATTGAAAGAGGTGATCTCAATGTTGCATAA
- a CDS encoding ferredoxin, which produces MAKYTIVDMDTCIACGACGAAAPDIYDYDDEGIAFVILDDNQGTAEVPEELYEDMEDALDGCPTDSIKIADESFDGDALKYE; this is translated from the coding sequence TTGGCAAAATATACAATCGTTGATATGGATACTTGTATTGCATGTGGTGCATGCGGTGCAGCAGCGCCAGATATATATGATTACGACGACGAAGGTATTGCTTTCGTAATCCTTGACGATAACCAAGGTACTGCAGAAGTACCAGAAGAATTATATGAAGACATGGAAGATGCATTAGATGGTTGCCCTACAGATTCTATTAAAATTGCAGACGAATCATTTGATGGGGACGCTTTAAAATATGAATAA
- a CDS encoding ECF transporter S component, translated as MQQNKRLITISMLSAIAFVLTFIKFPIPFLPPYLTLDFSDVPSLLATFTFGPVAGIIVALVKNLLNYLFNMGDPVGPFANFLAGASFLLTAYAIYKNKRSTKSLVTGLIIATIVMTIVLSILNYFVLLPLYGMIFNLTDIVNNLKVIIVSGIIPFNIIKGIVISIVFILLYRRLANFLKRI; from the coding sequence ATGCAACAAAATAAACGTCTTATCACTATAAGTATGTTGAGCGCAATTGCGTTTGTGTTAACTTTTATCAAGTTTCCTATACCATTTCTGCCACCATACTTAACTTTAGATTTTAGTGATGTACCGTCATTACTGGCAACATTTACATTTGGACCAGTTGCCGGAATCATTGTAGCGCTAGTCAAAAATTTATTAAATTACTTATTTAATATGGGTGATCCAGTTGGACCGTTTGCTAACTTTTTAGCGGGCGCAAGTTTCTTATTAACTGCATACGCCATCTATAAAAATAAACGTTCAACAAAATCTTTGGTTACTGGATTAATCATCGCAACAATTGTTATGACTATTGTGTTGAGTATCTTGAACTATTTCGTTCTATTACCTTTATACGGAATGATTTTCAATTTAACTGATATCGTAAATAATCTTAAAGTAATCATTGTGTCAGGAATTATACCATTCAATATTATCAAAGGTATCGTCATTTCTATTGTATTTATTTTGCTATATAGAAGGCTGGCGAATTTCTTGAAAAGAATTTAA
- a CDS encoding DUF1672 domain-containing protein produces the protein MFKKAKLILIATLLLSGCSTMENKSNKDTESETETKSVPEEMEASKYVGQGFQPPAEKDAIEFAKKHKDKIAKRGEQFFMDNFGLKVKATNVVGSGDGVEVFVHCDDHDIVFNASIPFDKSIIDSNSSLRSEDKGDDMSTLVGTVLSGFEYRAHKEELDNLTEVLKEYKSKYKYTGYTENAIMKTQNSGFRNEYYYLTAVPYTLDEYKKYFQPLIKENDKSFRDGMKNSKKQLKDKSRPYVVTTLFSTKDNYTKDNTIDEMIDFSEVLKKKKNIPHDLNVSLQIADKYINTTRPNYSKKDSIEVGVFNHEKGNVNN, from the coding sequence ATGTTTAAAAAGGCAAAATTAATCTTAATAGCAACACTACTATTATCAGGATGTTCCACGATGGAAAATAAATCAAATAAAGACACAGAATCAGAAACAGAAACGAAATCTGTTCCAGAAGAAATGGAAGCTTCAAAATATGTTGGGCAAGGTTTCCAACCACCTGCAGAAAAAGATGCGATTGAATTTGCGAAGAAACATAAAGATAAAATTGCTAAACGAGGCGAACAATTTTTTATGGATAACTTCGGTCTAAAAGTTAAAGCTACCAATGTTGTAGGTAGTGGCGATGGTGTAGAAGTATTCGTTCATTGTGATGACCACGATATCGTATTTAATGCGAGTATTCCATTTGATAAATCGATCATAGACAGTAATAGTTCATTAAGAAGTGAGGATAAAGGTGATGATATGAGTACTTTAGTTGGTACAGTACTCAGTGGCTTTGAATATCGAGCACATAAGGAAGAGTTGGATAATTTAACAGAAGTTTTAAAAGAATATAAAAGTAAATATAAATATACTGGTTATACTGAAAATGCAATTATGAAAACGCAGAATAGTGGTTTTAGAAATGAATATTATTATTTGACTGCTGTTCCATATACTCTAGATGAATATAAAAAGTATTTTCAACCCTTAATCAAAGAGAATGATAAGTCTTTTAGGGATGGTATGAAAAACTCAAAAAAACAACTTAAAGATAAATCTCGTCCATATGTTGTTACAACTTTATTTAGCACTAAAGACAATTACACAAAAGACAATACAATAGACGAGATGATTGATTTTTCTGAAGTACTAAAAAAGAAAAAGAATATTCCTCATGATTTGAATGTTTCTCTTCAAATTGCTGATAAATATATTAACACAACAAGACCTAATTATAGTAAGAAAGATTCAATAGAAGTAGGAGTATTTAATCATGAAAAAGGCAACGTTAATAATTAG
- a CDS encoding DUF1672 domain-containing protein has product MFKKAKLILIATLLLSGCSTTNNESNKETKSVPEEMEASKYVGQGFQPPAEKDAIEFAKKHKDKIAKRGEQFFMDNFGLKVKATNVVGSGKGVEVYVHCDDHDIVFNASIPFDKSIIESDSSLRSEDKSGDMSMMVGTVLSGFEYRAQKEKYDNLYKFFKENEKKYQYTGFTKEAINKTQNVGYKNEYFYITYTTISLDEYRKYYEPLIQKNDKEFKEGMERARKEVNYAADTDAVATLFSTKKNFTKDNTINDAIKLSNKLYDLKNKPEKSTITIQIGKPTIKTNNPFYDDNHPIELGVYSKDELH; this is encoded by the coding sequence ATGTTTAAAAAGGCAAAATTAATCTTAATAGCAACACTGCTACTATCAGGATGTTCAACTACCAATAACGAATCCAACAAAGAAACAAAATCTGTGCCAGAAGAAATGGAAGCCTCAAAATATGTAGGCCAAGGCTTCCAACCACCTGCAGAAAAAGATGCGATTGAATTTGCGAAGAAGCATAAAGATAAAATTGCTAAACGAGGCGAACAATTTTTTATGGATAACTTCGGTCTAAAAGTTAAAGCTACGAATGTTGTAGGTAGTGGAAAAGGCGTAGAAGTATACGTGCATTGTGATGACCACGACATCGTATTTAATGCGAGTATTCCATTTGATAAATCGATAATTGAGAGTGATAGCTCATTAAGAAGTGAGGACAAAAGTGGTGATATGAGTATGATGGTGGGTACAGTACTCAGTGGCTTTGAATATCGAGCACAAAAAGAAAAGTATGATAATTTATATAAATTTTTCAAAGAAAATGAAAAGAAATATCAATATACAGGCTTTACTAAAGAAGCAATCAACAAGACACAAAATGTCGGATATAAAAATGAATATTTCTATATTACATACACGACTATAAGTTTAGATGAATATCGTAAGTATTATGAACCATTGATTCAAAAAAATGATAAAGAATTTAAAGAAGGAATGGAACGAGCAAGAAAAGAAGTGAATTACGCTGCTGATACAGATGCAGTAGCAACATTGTTTAGTACAAAGAAAAATTTTACTAAAGACAATACAATAAATGATGCAATTAAACTAAGCAATAAATTGTATGATTTAAAAAATAAACCAGAAAAATCTACAATTACAATTCAAATAGGGAAACCTACTATTAAAACTAATAATCCCTTCTATGATGATAATCATCCAATAGAATTAGGGGTGTACAGTAAAGATGAATTACATTAA
- a CDS encoding DUF1672 domain-containing protein, which produces MKKFIGSVLTTTLILGGCSAMENESKKDTNTETKSVPEEMEASKYVGQGFQPPAEKDAIEFAKKHKDKIAKRGEQFFMDNFGLKVKATNVVGSGDGVEVFVHCDDHDIVFNASIPFDKSIIDSDSSLRSEDKGDDMSTLVGTVLSGFEYRAQKEKYDNLYKFFKDNEKKYQYTGFTKEAINKTQNSGYENEYFYIVANIPTLQEYRKYYEPLIKKNNLDFNNGMKEARRGVGYKAEVEVYTTLFSKSRNFSKDEKLDDVIDLSESVKKLNLNLENTKIFLQLTKSTIDTKRVNYSDNKPIKIEVE; this is translated from the coding sequence ATGAAAAAATTCATTGGATCAGTTTTAACCACGACATTAATCTTAGGGGGATGTTCCGCGATGGAAAATGAATCAAAAAAAGACACAAATACAGAAACAAAATCTGTACCAGAAGAAATGGAAGCTTCAAAATATGTAGGCCAAGGTTTCCAACCACCTGCAGAAAAAGATGCGATTGAATTTGCGAAGAAACATAAAGATAAAATAGCCAAACGAGGCGAACAATTTTTTATGGATAACTTCGGTCTGAAAGTTAAAGCTACCAATGTTGTAGGTAGTGGCGACGGTGTAGAGGTATTCGTTCATTGTGATGACCACGATATCGTATTTAATGCGAGTATTCCATTTGACAAATCAATTATTGACAGTGATAGCTCATTAAGAAGTGAGGACAAAGGCGATGATATGAGCACTTTAGTCGGTACAGTACTGAGTGGTTTTGAATATCGAGCGCAAAAAGAAAAGTATGATAATTTATATAAATTTTTTAAAGATAATGAAAAGAAATATCAATATACAGGCTTTACTAAAGAAGCAATCAACAAGACACAAAATAGTGGTTATGAAAATGAATATTTTTATATCGTTGCAAATATACCAACACTTCAAGAATATAGAAAATATTACGAACCTCTAATAAAAAAAAATAATCTAGATTTTAATAATGGTATGAAAGAAGCAAGAAGAGGAGTAGGCTACAAAGCTGAAGTAGAAGTATATACAACACTGTTTTCGAAAAGTAGAAACTTTTCAAAGGACGAGAAATTAGATGATGTTATAGATTTATCCGAAAGCGTGAAAAAGTTAAACCTTAATTTAGAAAACACCAAAATATTTTTACAACTAACGAAATCTACCATCGATACTAAACGAGTAAATTACAGTGATAACAAACCTATTAAGATTGAGGTTGAGTGA